In Parabacteroides timonensis, the genomic stretch TTGTTTTTATGGCCAGTCCCTGTTCCATCAAACCCGATACCGGTTTCTTCCGTTTAGGTAACGACTGTTTCGCAGAGGCAGACTTTCGTTTTACAACTATCGGTGCTGCTTCTTCCTCCATAAATTCTTCCTCCGGCAGATCTTGCCGGATCATTTGCTTCTGTACCTGACGTTCTGCTGTTATGATCCGTCCCGTTTCTACAGTTGCCAGCCGATAATCATCCAACTCGGAACGATCGAATAACGGATCGGTTATCACATAAATTTCACGTTCATAGCCACCTGAACTACCCCGCGAAAACATATCTACATAAGGTACAGCCCCATAACGTTTAACAGCATCAGCTACGGCATTCGGATAACGGCTTTCGCTACAACTTATCTCCTGATTGGCAAACCACGGTAACGGAGCATGAACCTGATAAACATGAACCTGATCGATATAGTCGCCACTACGGTCAATATAGAAAGCGACACATTCATGCGGTATATTCAGCTTCGACCTAAGATAGGCCCGTATTCGACTGGCACGGAGGGATGCTTCATTCACCACTGCATCATCCGTATAATTATATGAATTTACATGAGCTACAATCAACAGGTGATAAGTGTTTCGAAGCAATTGGTCCCGTGAAGCTGTCAGCGATTCATTCATACGCTGAAGATAATAGGCATTATCACCATAATCGACCAGAAACAAATCCTTCTCTTCAACAAAAGAGTACAGAAACGATTCCGCTTTCGTATAAGATCTAGTTATCTGAGCATTTACTCCCGGCACTAACAAGCTACAAAGTAAAAACACACAAAGTACAGTTTTTACTATCCTTCTGGATTTTCGTTGTTTCATATCATGCATTCTAACACTCGGTTTAATTATCATTGTTTCTTATTTTCTTTACCCTTATTTATGTAATAAGGCATCGACACAAAAAACAACTTCTTTAGAGGAGGTATTTTATCATTTCAGGTCACAAATAAGAGAGGATTGAAGTCTTTTTAAAGGTCTTTCCGGGAAAAAACAAACAGCAATGAAAACGTTT encodes the following:
- a CDS encoding DUF3575 domain-containing protein, with product MKQRKSRRIVKTVLCVFLLCSLLVPGVNAQITRSYTKAESFLYSFVEEKDLFLVDYGDNAYYLQRMNESLTASRDQLLRNTYHLLIVAHVNSYNYTDDAVVNEASLRASRIRAYLRSKLNIPHECVAFYIDRSGDYIDQVHVYQVHAPLPWFANQEISCSESRYPNAVADAVKRYGAVPYVDMFSRGSSGGYEREIYVITDPLFDRSELDDYRLATVETGRIITAERQVQKQMIRQDLPEEEFMEEEAAPIVVKRKSASAKQSLPKRKKPVSGLMEQGLAIKTNLLPWATIAPSMLLGVGDEQIVTGAFMPNLEVEYYFGRRWSVALAGMYADFAYKDKTKDHWAISSVTLSPKVWPLAVDEYRWLNTGLFFQYGDFDVRGDLISKASDNLYGRTGRFISLGASVGCLIPLGAGFCTEASLSAGYRSVYDGKKYRYDNVDAKNYLETRFSSTGFMLGFNISLVYRFQIR